The following are from one region of the Candidatus Methanosuratincola sp. genome:
- a CDS encoding NAD(P)-dependent glycerol-1-phosphate dehydrogenase: MFGSSNSKEVQAMHIHAINLPRFVIVGDNVLPKIDELLSRLLVREDVLLLRGEGFTKGPASLVKENVMEMGLPVHEVCVSSPTVDMVSEVECAIKETRSCMVISVGGGKIIDVAKIASHQQGIPFISIPTSAAHDGIASPIASIKDGKVSASVMAQPPVALIADIQIIASSPRRLIISGCGDIIAKFTAVRDWRLAHRLRGEYYGEYAASLALMSAQLLKRNVDLIARGLEVGVRTVIEALISCGYAMCIAGSSRPCSGSEHLFSHALEKVSKNGSLHGERCGVGTIMMMYMHGGDWQGIKTVLNKIGAPTTARQLGVSDDEVLEALTIAHTMRPDRYTILGESGVSRKAAEDLARITGVID, from the coding sequence GATCGTTGGAGACAACGTTTTGCCGAAGATAGACGAGCTGCTGAGCAGGTTGCTCGTCAGGGAGGACGTCCTGCTGCTCAGAGGGGAGGGGTTCACCAAGGGCCCTGCTTCGCTGGTAAAGGAGAATGTCATGGAGATGGGGCTCCCAGTCCATGAGGTCTGCGTCTCATCCCCGACTGTGGACATGGTCAGTGAGGTCGAGTGTGCCATCAAAGAGACGAGGTCGTGTATGGTCATCAGCGTCGGCGGCGGGAAGATAATCGATGTCGCGAAGATAGCGTCCCACCAGCAGGGGATCCCCTTCATCAGCATACCCACCTCCGCAGCCCACGACGGGATAGCATCGCCGATTGCATCGATCAAGGACGGGAAGGTTTCGGCATCAGTAATGGCACAGCCCCCGGTAGCACTCATAGCGGACATCCAGATAATTGCTAGCTCTCCCAGGAGGTTGATAATAAGCGGCTGTGGTGACATCATCGCAAAGTTCACCGCTGTGAGGGATTGGAGGCTCGCACACAGGTTGAGGGGGGAGTATTACGGGGAGTACGCGGCCTCCCTCGCGCTGATGTCAGCCCAACTCCTCAAGAGAAACGTCGATCTGATAGCGAGGGGGCTGGAAGTGGGCGTCAGGACGGTCATAGAGGCGCTGATAAGCTGTGGCTATGCGATGTGCATCGCGGGCAGCAGCAGGCCGTGCAGCGGTTCCGAGCACCTCTTCAGCCACGCGCTCGAGAAGGTCAGCAAGAACGGGTCGTTGCACGGGGAGAGGTGCGGCGTCGGAACCATAATGATGATGTATATGCACGGGGGCGACTGGCAGGGGATCAAGACGGTGCTCAACAAGATAGGGGCGCCGACGACCGCAAGGCAGCTCGGGGTCTCAGATGACGAGGTGCTTGAGGCCCTGACGATCGCTCATACGATGAGGCCGGACAGATACACGATCCTTGGGGAGAGCGGGGTCTCAAGGAAGGCGGCTGAAGACCTCGCAAGGATAACGGGCGTGATAGACTGA